In a genomic window of Chloroflexota bacterium:
- a CDS encoding ABC transporter permease — MQGLQEAFRLILTLDRDILEIVSLSLQVSGTALLISTLIGIPLGAAMGLTQFMGRRLMIVFLYTGMGFPPVVIGLFVYLMLSRSGPLGQLNSPLVPALFTPAAMVSAQAVLAVPLVAGFTMVAVMGVDPKLRQQLQALGATRFQSALTLLSEAKVGVVVAVIAGFGAIISEVGAVMMVGGNIENNTRVLTTAIVLETRKGAFDVAIALGVILLGMAFVTNAAVLLLQGRTIDS, encoded by the coding sequence GTGCAGGGTTTGCAGGAGGCCTTTCGCCTGATACTGACCCTCGACCGCGATATTCTGGAGATCGTATCCCTTTCCCTGCAGGTGTCGGGAACGGCGTTGCTCATCAGTACGCTCATCGGGATTCCCCTGGGTGCCGCTATGGGTCTGACCCAATTCATGGGCAGGCGACTGATGATTGTGTTCCTCTACACAGGGATGGGTTTTCCGCCGGTCGTGATCGGCCTGTTCGTCTATTTGATGTTGTCCCGAAGTGGCCCGCTTGGCCAGCTGAACTCACCCCTGGTTCCAGCCCTCTTTACACCGGCCGCCATGGTCAGCGCTCAAGCCGTCTTAGCGGTTCCGCTGGTGGCAGGATTTACCATGGTTGCTGTGATGGGCGTTGATCCCAAGCTCCGACAGCAACTGCAGGCGCTTGGTGCGACCCGTTTCCAATCTGCCCTTACACTGCTGTCTGAAGCCAAAGTTGGCGTGGTAGTGGCTGTGATCGCCGGCTTCGGAGCGATTATTTCAGAAGTGGGTGCGGTGATGATGGTTGGCGGAAACATCGAAAACAACACGCGCGTGCTAACTACGGCGATCGTGTTGGAGACGCGCAAGGGCGCCTTCGACGTGGCGATTGCCCTGGGCGTGATCCTTCTGGGGATGGCATTTGTCACCAATGCAGCTGTCCTTCTTCTGCAAGGCAGGACAATCGATTCATGA
- a CDS encoding phosphate ABC transporter ATP-binding protein yields the protein MKNLIFQLRDVGKDYDGLPVLQVGELDVVEGEVLAVVGPSGAGKSTLLRMLNFLETPSRGCIHFRGSDYGPNRKAPIQVRRSITTVFQDSILLRRSVKANVCYGLRLRGNRNGTQMVDAALTQVGLADYQTRSAKTLSGGEAQRVALARAMVLQPQVMLLDEPTANLDPHNVGLIENIVKDINRESGTTIVLVTHNVFQAKRLAHRVVFMLNGNIVEINETKRFFETPDDPRTAAFIKGEMVF from the coding sequence ATGAAAAACCTGATTTTCCAACTCAGGGATGTGGGCAAGGATTACGACGGGCTGCCGGTATTACAGGTTGGCGAGCTTGATGTGGTTGAGGGGGAGGTCCTGGCCGTTGTAGGCCCAAGTGGCGCCGGCAAGAGCACCTTGCTGCGCATGTTGAATTTCCTGGAGACGCCCAGCCGCGGCTGCATCCACTTTCGCGGCAGCGACTATGGACCCAACCGTAAAGCGCCTATCCAGGTCAGGCGTTCGATAACCACGGTGTTTCAAGACTCCATACTTCTGCGGCGAAGCGTCAAGGCCAATGTTTGCTATGGGTTGCGCCTGCGAGGGAATCGCAATGGAACCCAGATGGTTGATGCTGCCTTGACCCAGGTGGGCCTGGCCGATTATCAGACACGATCGGCCAAAACCCTGTCTGGTGGCGAGGCTCAGCGAGTTGCCCTGGCGAGGGCCATGGTCTTGCAGCCCCAGGTGATGCTGCTCGACGAGCCGACAGCCAACCTCGATCCGCACAATGTTGGCCTGATCGAAAACATTGTAAAGGATATTAATCGGGAATCGGGTACGACCATTGTGCTGGTCACGCATAATGTATTCCAGGCCAAACGGCTGGCCCATCGCGTGGTCTTCATGCTCAATGGCAATATCGTCGAGATCAACGAGACAAAGCGCTTTTTCGAAACCCCCGACGACCCGCGCACCGCGGCGTTCATCAAGGGGGAAATGGTGTTTTAG